A DNA window from Ahaetulla prasina isolate Xishuangbanna chromosome 7, ASM2864084v1, whole genome shotgun sequence contains the following coding sequences:
- the LOC131202627 gene encoding uncharacterized protein LOC131202627 yields the protein MQEIYGRAHNFTCRSTLCKGSPGVETGDYSVAPFGEAKDGEAQPEPLPLPGASRALPGSSRLTEKREKRSEASLSLAVWRCLPPGTGWPRICPAGLSSGRAGCPAWQRHLRHSFPSLCIRQRGMGHASSAQFPSEKGGKPPLSVCSFKRSPLASGGGLPPPPPRAAPPGQKQKQPLSRSGAGGAGHSRGSRCCRPSRGAKLSGCRKATLTERGKRNRQPDHLGQPSAGAPGTLGGQRRAQQLGPAAARDRPPPRAAVEGLRETARPRGLEDPSSTPGRGAAAGGRLGAWPALLQALPPPIANLVPSRCAGLRVQPAGAVRLGTVGKLQGQERSFLWDLVVGSWRFCGLWGTLRDIWRPSVKVIVGGSIRGVSC from the exons ATGCAGGAGATCTACGGGAGGGCTCACAACTTCACCTGCAGATCCACACTATGCAAAG GCAGCCCAGGTGTGGAGACTGGAGATTATTCAGTAGCCCCTTTTGGGGAGGCAAAAGATGGAGAGGCCCAGCCGG AGCCTCTTCCGCTTCCCGGCGCTTCCCGAGCCTTGCCAGGCAGCTCCAGACTGACTGAGAAGAGGGAGAAGCGAAGCGAAGCCAGTCTGTCATTAGCTGTCTGGCGCTGCCTCCCTCCGGGCACCGGCTGGCCCCGGATCTGCCCGGCCGGGCTCTCCTCTGGCCGGGCTGGGTGCCCCGCCTGGCAACGCCACCTTCGCCATTCGTTCCCGAGCCTGTGCATCCGGCAGCGTGGGATGGGCCATGCCTCCTCCGCGCAATTTCCTTCGGAAAAAGGTGGGAAGCCGCCCTTGTCTGTCTGTTCTTTCAAAAGGTCCCCACTAGCCTCTGGAGgggggctccccccccccccaccccgtgcaGCGCCGCCtgggcagaagcagaagcagccgCTCTCTAGGAGCGGGGCAGGCGGGGCGGGGCATTCTCGGGGATCCCGCTGCTGCCGCCCCAGCCGAGGGGCGAAGCTCTCTGGCTGCCGAAAGGCGACCCTGACCGAGAGGGGGAAGCGAAACAGGCAGCCCGATCACCTCGGGCAGCCCTCGGCCGGAGCCCCCGGGACCCTCGGCGGGCAAAGGCGGGCGCAGCAACTCGGTCCAGCTGCAGCGAGAGATCGCCCGCCCCCTCGGGCTGCAGTAGAGGGACTGCGAGAGACGGCCCGCCCTCGGGGACTGGAAGACCCCTCCTCTACTCCAGGCcgaggggcggcggcgggggggcgGCTCGGCGCGTGGCCAG CGCTGCTCcaggccctccccccccccatcgccaacctggtgccctccagatgtgcgGGGCTTCGGGTCCAGCCCGCCGGAGCGGTCCGTCTGGGTACGGTGGGAAAGCTTCAAGGGCAGGAAAGGTCTTTCTTGTGGGATCTTGTCGTGGGATCCTGGAGGTTTTGTGGCCTTTGGGGGACCCTCCGAGACATCTGGAGGCCCTCTGTGAAAGTGATTGTGGGGGGGAGCATCCGAGGGGTTTCCTGTTAG